In Streptomyces sp. NBC_01707, a genomic segment contains:
- a CDS encoding NAD(P)H-quinone oxidoreductase has translation MHAITIPAPGGPEALVWAEVPDPVPGEGEVLVEVVSSAVNRADVLQRQGFYNPPPGASPYPGLECAGRIAEVGAGVTGWSVGDEVCALLAGGGYAEKVAVPAGQLLPVPDGVDPVMAAALPEVTATVWSNVFMVAHLRPGETLLVHGGSSGIGTMAIQLAKAVGARVAVTAGGPEKLASCAELGADILIDYREQDFVEELSKATDGAGADVILDIVGAKYLDRNVNALAVNGRLAIIGLQGGVKGDLNLGALLNKRAAITATSLRGRPLAEKAAIVAAVREHVWPLIGSGVVRPIVDRTLPMSDAAEAHRVLESSTHIGKVLLRTPAV, from the coding sequence ATGCATGCGATCACAATCCCCGCACCCGGTGGCCCCGAGGCGCTCGTATGGGCCGAGGTCCCCGATCCCGTACCCGGCGAGGGCGAGGTCCTCGTCGAGGTCGTGTCCAGCGCGGTCAACCGCGCCGATGTTCTGCAGCGGCAGGGCTTCTACAACCCACCGCCCGGCGCGTCCCCGTACCCCGGTCTGGAGTGTGCCGGCCGGATCGCGGAGGTCGGCGCCGGTGTCACCGGCTGGTCGGTCGGCGACGAGGTGTGTGCGCTGCTCGCCGGCGGCGGTTACGCGGAGAAGGTCGCCGTACCCGCCGGGCAGCTGCTACCCGTGCCGGACGGCGTCGATCCGGTGATGGCCGCGGCGCTGCCCGAGGTGACGGCCACGGTCTGGTCGAACGTGTTCATGGTGGCCCATCTGCGCCCCGGTGAGACGCTGTTGGTGCACGGAGGCTCCAGCGGTATCGGCACGATGGCGATCCAGCTGGCCAAGGCCGTGGGCGCACGGGTCGCGGTGACCGCGGGGGGTCCCGAGAAGCTGGCGAGCTGCGCGGAGCTCGGAGCCGACATCCTGATCGACTACCGGGAGCAGGACTTCGTCGAGGAACTGAGCAAGGCGACGGACGGGGCGGGCGCGGACGTCATCCTCGACATCGTCGGTGCGAAGTACCTGGACCGGAATGTGAACGCGCTCGCCGTCAACGGCAGGCTCGCCATCATCGGCCTGCAGGGCGGCGTCAAGGGCGACCTCAATCTGGGTGCTCTGCTGAACAAGCGCGCCGCGATCACCGCAACGTCCCTGCGCGGCCGTCCGCTCGCCGAGAAGGCCGCCATCGTCGCCGCCGTGCGCGAGCATGTGTGGCCGCTGATCGGCAGCGGCGTGGTCCGGCCGATCGTGGACCGTACGCTGCCGATGTCGGACGCCGCGGAGGCCCACCGGGTGCTGGAGTCCAGCACCCACATCGGCAAGGTGCTCCTGCGCACGCCGGCGGTCTGA
- a CDS encoding bacterial proteasome activator family protein: MEMPRNERSQEHPQVLVVGQDGMAIGGGGGTDDESREVPVTEMVEQPAKVMRIGSMIKQLLEEVRAAPLDEASRVRLKEIHASSVKELEDGLAPELVEELERLSLPFTEESVPSEAELRIAQAQLVGWLEGLFHGIQTALFAQQMAARAQLEQMRRALPPGSGHEDDDGSDPHGAIRSGPYL; this comes from the coding sequence ATGGAGATGCCGAGGAATGAACGGTCGCAAGAGCACCCCCAAGTCCTCGTAGTGGGACAGGACGGCATGGCGATCGGCGGCGGCGGTGGCACTGACGACGAATCGCGTGAGGTCCCGGTGACAGAAATGGTCGAACAGCCCGCGAAGGTCATGCGCATCGGCAGCATGATCAAGCAGCTCCTGGAAGAGGTCAGGGCGGCTCCTCTCGACGAGGCGAGCCGAGTCCGGCTCAAGGAGATCCACGCAAGCTCCGTCAAGGAGCTGGAGGACGGCCTCGCGCCGGAGCTGGTGGAGGAGCTCGAACGACTCTCCCTGCCGTTCACCGAGGAGTCGGTCCCCTCCGAAGCGGAACTCCGGATTGCACAGGCCCAGTTGGTGGGCTGGCTGGAGGGTCTCTTCCACGGCATCCAGACCGCGCTGTTCGCCCAGCAGATGGCGGCCCGCGCGCAGCTGGAACAGATGCGCCGCGCGCTTCCGCCCGGCAGCGGTCACGAGGACGACGACGGCTCGGACCCGCACGGAGCGATCCGATCGGGCCCGTACCTGTAA
- a CDS encoding TrkA family potassium uptake protein yields the protein MGLGDAVDGRVFHVKLPGHDAMARRVDEHLVPTRILLPRRVVDRPLRQVAKRLLMAILVLAATVLIVWLDRTGYHDAADGSVDLLDAVYYSTVTLSTTGYGDITPYSDSARLTNVLLVTPLRVLFLIILVGTTLEVLTERTREDFRLNRWRTNLRDHTVVVGFGTKGRSAIQTLCATGLKKEQIVIVDPATKVIESANAEGFVGVVGDATRSDVLLRAEIQKARQVIIATQRDDTAVLVTLTARQLNRGAKIVAAVREEENAPLLRQSGADAVITSASAAGRLLGLSVLSPSAGTVMEDLIQQGTGLDLVERPVIKAEVGKSVRETDDLVVSVLRGHRLIGYDDPAASPLQLTDRLITIVRVSGGAPPLNTLRQQGA from the coding sequence GTGGGCCTCGGCGATGCCGTGGACGGAAGGGTGTTTCACGTGAAACTTCCCGGCCACGACGCGATGGCCCGGCGCGTCGACGAGCACCTCGTGCCCACCCGGATCCTGCTTCCGCGCCGAGTCGTCGACCGGCCGCTCCGGCAGGTCGCCAAGCGGCTGCTGATGGCGATACTTGTCCTGGCCGCCACGGTGCTGATCGTCTGGCTCGACCGTACCGGTTACCACGACGCTGCCGATGGCTCGGTGGATCTGCTGGACGCCGTCTACTACTCGACGGTCACCCTCTCCACCACGGGGTACGGCGACATCACCCCGTACAGCGACAGCGCACGGCTGACCAATGTGCTGCTCGTGACACCGCTGCGCGTGCTCTTCCTGATCATTCTGGTCGGCACCACCCTGGAGGTCCTGACGGAGCGGACCCGGGAGGACTTCCGGCTGAACCGTTGGAGAACCAACTTGCGTGACCACACAGTTGTCGTCGGCTTCGGCACCAAGGGCCGGTCTGCGATCCAGACGCTCTGTGCCACCGGTCTGAAGAAGGAACAGATCGTGATCGTCGACCCGGCGACCAAGGTGATCGAGTCCGCAAACGCCGAGGGGTTCGTGGGTGTCGTCGGCGATGCGACGCGCAGCGATGTGCTGTTGCGGGCCGAGATCCAGAAGGCGCGGCAGGTCATCATCGCCACTCAGCGCGACGACACGGCGGTGCTGGTCACGCTGACCGCGCGGCAGCTCAATCGCGGTGCGAAGATCGTCGCTGCGGTCCGCGAGGAGGAGAACGCTCCGCTGCTGCGGCAGTCCGGCGCCGATGCCGTGATCACCAGCGCCAGTGCGGCAGGCCGGCTGCTCGGTCTCTCGGTCCTCAGCCCCAGTGCGGGCACGGTGATGGAGGATCTCATCCAGCAGGGCACCGGCCTCGATCTTGTAGAACGGCCGGTGATAAAGGCCGAGGTCGGTAAGAGCGTCCGGGAGACCGACGATCTGGTCGTGAGCGTGCTGCGCGGCCACCGGCTGATCGGCTACGACGATCCGGCGGCCAGTCCGCTGCAGTTGACGGACCGCCTGATCACGATCGTGCGCGTCTCGGGCGGCGCCCCGCCACTGAATACGCTGCGCCAGCAAGGGGCGTGA
- a CDS encoding FtsX-like permease family protein, whose amino-acid sequence MSVFTGWRAALRIARRDAMRAKGRSALVVAMIALPVLGVTAADVTYRSVEPTRAEKLTASMGSADALFTDPGMGSGAIYQMPDGQSYSPASEDSPGPGAEPVPPIDIRTALPEGAHAISLQSVPATVTTKYGITTADVVEIRTSDPMARGKVTLLRGAFPHGDGEMAATEPFLTKSGLHVGSRTTLHGAERTYTITGVVEQPDDLESEALYAEPGAVIAPWTNAAEHDKKVLPPNADSKEWLVKGAEGIGVSWSDVLAANARGVLVVSRQVVLDPPPDSEVPMARSMSGSSYGGSEELSAALITVVAMAVLELVLLAGPAFAVGARRSRRQLGLVGTCGGDRRHVRAVVLSGGLVLGGVGAVAGVAAGLALTAVFRPMIEGWAGNRFGSLDVRPSELLIIAVIGLVTGLLAALVPAIVASRQSVLESLSGRRGIRRSSRVLPVLGSITLLIGIAVAVYGGTSGNSTLVAGGSVVAELGLLGCIPVIVGFLGRLGRRLPLSPRMALRDAARNRGRTAPAVAAVMAAVAGSVAIATYMSSGQAESDFEYTASLTPGTVVLTASDVKAVDRLPLARTAVERNLAVTGGHADVGRVWAGSDCNVYYEKENDCGSVEMIKPAGKGHSCPLVGKGAKKLAASLSAEDHRRLMRSPACLDELMYASPFIGMADGVVLGDAKFLSTYVKLRDPAAAKALAAGTPVLLNPAYANNGEVTLKTVHRYSDQDKKNRKLHPGEAETRTDRLKVYQAPEQYATTPGVRMILPLQAAKKLGLHTEMYGSVYAVAHEPTDSEDQRVSAAVEVAGGGIYLQSDTGPSGRQDAILLFLSLFAGVVTLGAAAIATGLAKADAEADLTTLSAVGAPPRVRRTLSGFQCLVVALTGVLLGTAAGLVPAVALRLIDLREAVKAMRAQPMESAYTPIVLPWATIGLLAVVVPLLAGLGAAAFTRSRQTVARRAG is encoded by the coding sequence GTGAGCGTGTTCACGGGCTGGCGTGCCGCCCTCAGGATCGCCCGGCGCGACGCGATGCGGGCCAAGGGCCGCAGTGCACTGGTCGTCGCGATGATCGCGCTGCCGGTGCTCGGGGTGACGGCCGCCGATGTGACGTACCGCAGTGTGGAGCCGACCCGGGCCGAGAAGCTGACGGCCTCGATGGGCTCCGCCGACGCACTGTTCACCGATCCGGGGATGGGGTCGGGTGCCATTTATCAGATGCCCGACGGGCAGTCGTACAGCCCGGCTTCGGAGGACAGCCCGGGGCCGGGCGCCGAACCCGTTCCGCCGATCGACATAAGGACCGCGCTCCCCGAAGGCGCGCACGCGATCAGCCTCCAGTCCGTCCCGGCCACCGTCACCACCAAGTACGGCATCACCACCGCCGACGTCGTCGAGATCCGGACGTCGGACCCGATGGCCCGTGGCAAGGTCACCCTCTTGCGGGGCGCCTTCCCGCACGGTGACGGCGAGATGGCTGCCACCGAGCCCTTCCTGACGAAGTCGGGGCTGCACGTCGGTTCGCGCACCACTCTGCACGGCGCCGAGCGCACGTACACCATCACCGGTGTCGTCGAACAGCCCGACGACCTCGAGTCCGAGGCGCTGTACGCCGAACCGGGGGCGGTCATCGCCCCGTGGACGAACGCGGCCGAGCACGACAAGAAGGTGCTGCCGCCGAACGCCGACTCCAAGGAGTGGCTGGTCAAGGGAGCCGAGGGGATCGGCGTGAGCTGGTCCGACGTGCTGGCCGCCAACGCGCGGGGCGTCCTCGTCGTGTCCCGGCAGGTCGTCCTCGACCCGCCGCCGGACTCCGAGGTCCCGATGGCCCGGTCCATGAGCGGCAGCTCGTACGGTGGTTCCGAGGAGCTCAGCGCGGCGCTGATCACCGTGGTCGCCATGGCCGTACTGGAGCTCGTGCTGCTCGCCGGACCGGCCTTCGCCGTCGGCGCCCGCCGCTCCCGCCGCCAGCTCGGTCTCGTCGGTACGTGCGGTGGCGACCGGCGCCATGTCCGGGCCGTGGTGCTCTCCGGTGGGCTGGTGCTCGGCGGCGTCGGCGCCGTGGCCGGTGTCGCGGCCGGACTCGCGCTCACCGCGGTGTTCCGCCCGATGATCGAGGGCTGGGCCGGAAACCGCTTCGGATCGCTGGACGTGCGCCCGTCGGAGTTGCTGATCATTGCCGTGATCGGCCTGGTCACCGGTCTGCTGGCAGCGCTCGTACCCGCGATCGTGGCGAGCCGGCAGTCCGTGCTGGAGTCGCTCAGCGGCCGCCGCGGCATCCGCCGCAGCTCCCGGGTACTGCCGGTGCTGGGCTCCATCACCCTGCTCATCGGCATTGCGGTCGCGGTCTACGGCGGCACCAGCGGCAACTCGACACTGGTCGCCGGCGGGTCGGTCGTCGCCGAACTCGGCCTGCTCGGCTGCATCCCGGTGATCGTCGGTTTCCTCGGACGGCTCGGCCGCAGGCTGCCGCTCTCCCCGCGGATGGCGTTGCGCGACGCGGCTCGCAACCGGGGGCGTACGGCCCCCGCGGTCGCCGCCGTGATGGCAGCCGTCGCGGGTTCGGTGGCCATCGCCACCTACATGTCCAGCGGCCAGGCCGAGTCGGACTTCGAGTACACGGCGAGCCTCACCCCGGGCACGGTCGTGCTCACCGCCTCCGACGTCAAGGCGGTCGACCGGCTCCCGCTCGCCCGCACCGCCGTCGAACGCAACCTCGCCGTCACCGGTGGACATGCCGACGTCGGCCGGGTCTGGGCGGGCAGCGACTGCAACGTCTACTACGAGAAGGAGAACGACTGCGGCTCGGTCGAGATGATCAAGCCCGCCGGCAAGGGCCACTCCTGCCCGCTCGTCGGCAAGGGCGCCAAGAAGCTCGCCGCAAGTCTCTCCGCCGAAGACCACAGGAGACTGATGCGGTCCCCCGCCTGCCTGGACGAGTTGATGTATGCGAGCCCGTTCATCGGCATGGCGGACGGCGTCGTCCTGGGCGACGCCAAGTTCCTCTCCACCTATGTGAAGCTCCGGGACCCCGCGGCCGCCAAGGCCCTCGCCGCCGGCACACCCGTGCTGCTCAACCCGGCGTACGCGAACAACGGCGAGGTCACCCTCAAGACCGTCCACAGGTACAGCGACCAGGACAAGAAGAACCGCAAGCTGCACCCGGGCGAGGCCGAAACCCGAACCGACCGGCTGAAGGTGTATCAGGCACCCGAGCAGTACGCCACCACACCCGGGGTCCGCATGATCCTGCCCCTGCAGGCAGCGAAGAAGCTCGGACTGCACACCGAGATGTACGGCAGTGTCTACGCGGTCGCCCATGAGCCGACGGACAGCGAGGACCAGCGGGTCTCGGCGGCGGTCGAAGTGGCCGGCGGCGGGATCTATCTGCAGTCGGACACGGGGCCGTCCGGGCGGCAGGACGCGATCCTGCTGTTCCTCTCCCTGTTCGCCGGTGTGGTGACCCTGGGCGCGGCCGCGATCGCGACAGGTCTCGCCAAGGCTGACGCGGAAGCAGACCTCACCACGCTCAGCGCGGTGGGCGCACCCCCACGCGTTCGGCGCACTCTCTCCGGTTTCCAGTGCCTGGTCGTCGCGCTCACCGGCGTTCTGCTCGGCACGGCAGCCGGTCTGGTCCCCGCGGTGGCGCTCCGGCTCATCGACCTGCGTGAAGCCGTGAAGGCCATGCGGGCGCAGCCGATGGAATCCGCCTACACGCCGATCGTGCTGCCGTGGGCGACCATCGGGTTGCTGGCCGTGGTGGTGCCGCTGCTGGCCGGGCTGGGTGCGGCGGCGTTCACCCGCTCACGGCAGACCGTGGCGCGCCGGGCCGGGTGA
- a CDS encoding PadR family transcriptional regulator: MSIRHGLLALLERGPRYGSQLRTEFESRTGSTWPLNVGQVYTTLSRLERDGLVVQDGEDDQGHALYSITDGGRTELRNWFETPVDRSSPPRDELAIKLAMAVGAPGVDIRAVIQSQRHHTVRAMQDYTRLKAQALADVPGNRDEVAWLLVLEQLIFQAEAEARWLDHCESRLVRLAEAAATDPEPEARTANHTQARTPARPRTRR, translated from the coding sequence ATGTCGATCCGCCATGGGCTTCTGGCCCTACTGGAGCGCGGGCCACGCTACGGCTCCCAGCTCCGCACCGAATTCGAGTCGCGCACCGGCTCCACCTGGCCCCTGAACGTCGGCCAGGTGTACACCACGCTCAGCAGGCTCGAACGCGACGGCCTGGTCGTCCAGGACGGCGAGGACGATCAGGGCCACGCCCTCTACTCGATCACCGACGGCGGGCGTACCGAACTGCGGAACTGGTTCGAGACACCCGTCGACCGCAGCAGCCCGCCCCGCGACGAGCTGGCGATCAAGCTCGCCATGGCTGTCGGCGCTCCCGGAGTCGACATCCGGGCCGTCATCCAGTCCCAGCGCCACCACACCGTGCGAGCGATGCAGGACTACACCCGGCTGAAGGCGCAGGCCCTCGCCGACGTCCCGGGCAACCGCGACGAAGTGGCCTGGCTGCTCGTACTGGAACAGCTGATCTTCCAGGCCGAGGCCGAGGCCCGCTGGCTGGACCACTGCGAGTCGCGGCTGGTCCGTCTCGCCGAGGCCGCCGCCACGGATCCGGAGCCGGAGGCGCGTACGGCCAACCACACACAGGCGCGCACGCCTGCACGCCCGCGTACACGGCGCTGA
- a CDS encoding ABC transporter ATP-binding protein — MSSHDPSATPSPRLSVPPLPVDAPVLELRALTRTHGTGIAEVHALRGINLSVHTGELVAVMGPSGSGKSTLLTLAGGLDTATGGQVIIEGQDISTLGRKGVAALRRRSVGYVFQDYNLIPALTAAENIALPRELDGVSVRKARKEARAALEEMNLLQIADRFPDEMSGGQQQRVAIARALVGDRRLVLADEPTGALDSETGEAVLALLRNRCDQGAAGVMVTHEPRYAAWADRVVFLRDGSIVDQTLTAGADSLLAAEGAK, encoded by the coding sequence ATGTCCTCGCACGACCCGTCCGCAACCCCGTCGCCCCGGCTGTCCGTCCCGCCCCTGCCGGTCGACGCTCCCGTGCTCGAACTCCGCGCCCTCACACGTACCCACGGAACCGGCATCGCCGAGGTCCACGCCCTGCGCGGCATCAATCTCTCGGTGCACACCGGTGAACTCGTCGCCGTGATGGGCCCGTCCGGCTCCGGCAAGTCCACCCTGCTCACGCTGGCCGGTGGTCTCGACACCGCGACCGGCGGCCAGGTGATCATCGAGGGTCAGGACATCTCCACCCTCGGCCGCAAGGGCGTCGCGGCCCTGCGCCGGCGCAGCGTCGGCTATGTCTTCCAGGACTACAACCTGATCCCGGCGCTGACCGCCGCCGAGAACATCGCCCTGCCGCGCGAGCTCGACGGGGTCTCCGTGCGCAAGGCACGCAAGGAGGCACGGGCGGCGCTGGAGGAGATGAACCTCCTGCAGATCGCCGACCGGTTCCCCGACGAGATGTCCGGCGGCCAGCAGCAGCGGGTCGCGATCGCCCGCGCGCTGGTGGGGGACCGGCGCCTGGTGCTCGCCGACGAACCGACCGGGGCACTCGACTCCGAGACCGGTGAGGCCGTCCTCGCACTGCTGCGCAACCGGTGCGACCAGGGTGCGGCCGGGGTGATGGTGACGCACGAGCCGCGGTACGCCGCCTGGGCGGACCGGGTCGTGTTCCTCCGGGACGGCTCGATCGTCGACCAGACTCTGACCGCCGGAGCCGACTCGCTGCTTGCCGCCGAGGGCGCCAAGTGA
- a CDS encoding protein kinase produces the protein MSQDGAHGAQGRYAGGSVAGGRYQLRDLLGEGGMASVYLAYDSALDRQVAIKTLHTELGREQSFRERFRREAQAVAKLQHTNIVSVFDTGEDELGGALMPYIVMEYVEGEPLGSVLQADIRNYGAMPAEKALKVTGDVLAALDTSHEMGLVHRDIKPGNVMVTKRGVVKVMDFGIARAMQSGVTSMTQTGMVVGTPQYLSPEQALGRGVDARSDLYSVGIMLFQLLTGRIPFDADSPLAIAYAHVQEEPVAPSSINRSITPAMDALVARALKKNPNERFPSAAAMQDEITRVLNAGGRTGAPVIVGGGTPANSGSGVGSAVFPPVDQSTPAPQSVQMPYQPQQYQQQPGPYGPPTPAPAASPSYGYPQANPAYGTPSPMQHQYGTPTPYDISPQPVGGGGSGSRGGSKRNMPVIVGSIVVALIAIGGLITVLSLRDDPGSDSGNGGDPSSSAVAGEHKDPERNRTMKTDDCTDAIEDSDDPNKVDAPSFLYKDIVSAKECALAAGWTIKTIEVAGNTYAEDQIIDQFPSAGTAVPEKGAHFELRISSGDPA, from the coding sequence ATGAGCCAGGACGGCGCACACGGTGCCCAGGGTCGCTACGCGGGCGGTTCGGTCGCCGGCGGCCGTTACCAGCTCCGCGACCTTCTCGGCGAAGGCGGAATGGCGTCCGTATATCTGGCGTACGACTCCGCGCTCGACCGCCAGGTGGCGATCAAGACGCTGCACACGGAGCTCGGGCGCGAGCAGTCCTTCCGTGAGCGGTTCCGGCGCGAGGCACAGGCTGTTGCCAAGCTGCAGCACACCAACATCGTCTCGGTCTTCGACACCGGCGAGGACGAGCTCGGCGGCGCGCTGATGCCGTACATCGTCATGGAGTACGTCGAAGGCGAGCCGCTCGGCTCCGTACTCCAGGCGGACATCCGTAACTACGGTGCGATGCCGGCCGAGAAGGCGCTCAAGGTGACCGGCGACGTGCTGGCCGCGCTGGACACCAGCCACGAAATGGGCCTGGTCCACCGCGACATCAAGCCCGGCAACGTCATGGTGACCAAGCGCGGTGTCGTGAAGGTCATGGACTTCGGCATCGCCCGCGCCATGCAGTCGGGCGTCACGTCGATGACGCAGACCGGCATGGTCGTCGGCACTCCCCAGTACCTCTCTCCCGAACAGGCCCTCGGCCGTGGCGTGGACGCGCGCTCCGACCTGTACTCGGTCGGCATCATGCTGTTCCAGCTGCTGACCGGCCGGATCCCGTTCGACGCGGACTCCCCGCTCGCCATCGCGTACGCGCACGTCCAGGAGGAGCCGGTCGCACCGTCCTCCATCAACCGGTCGATCACCCCGGCGATGGACGCGCTGGTGGCCCGCGCGCTGAAGAAGAATCCGAACGAACGCTTCCCCAGCGCGGCGGCGATGCAGGACGAGATCACGCGTGTGCTGAACGCGGGCGGCCGCACGGGCGCACCGGTGATCGTCGGCGGCGGCACGCCGGCGAACAGCGGCTCGGGCGTCGGCTCGGCGGTCTTCCCGCCGGTCGACCAGTCCACACCGGCGCCGCAGAGCGTGCAGATGCCGTACCAGCCGCAGCAGTACCAGCAGCAGCCCGGCCCGTACGGCCCGCCGACACCGGCCCCTGCCGCTTCGCCGTCGTACGGCTACCCGCAGGCGAACCCGGCGTACGGGACCCCGTCTCCGATGCAGCATCAGTACGGGACACCGACGCCGTACGACATCAGCCCGCAGCCGGTGGGTGGCGGCGGTTCCGGCAGCAGGGGTGGCAGCAAGCGGAACATGCCCGTGATCGTGGGCTCGATCGTGGTCGCGCTGATCGCGATCGGCGGGCTCATCACGGTGCTGTCGCTGAGGGACGACCCGGGGTCGGACTCGGGCAACGGGGGCGACCCGAGCAGCTCGGCGGTGGCCGGCGAGCACAAGGATCCGGAGCGGAACCGGACGATGAAGACCGACGACTGCACGGACGCCATCGAGGACAGCGACGACCCGAACAAGGTCGACGCGCCGAGCTTCCTCTACAAGGACATCGTCTCCGCGAAGGAATGCGCCCTGGCCGCGGGGTGGACGATCAAGACGATCGAGGTCGCCGGCAACACCTATGCCGAGGACCAGATCATCGACCAGTTCCCCTCCGCGGGTACCGCCGTCCCCGAGAAGGGCGCCCACTTCGAGCTGCGCATCTCCTCGGGCGACCCGGCCTGA